One Bacteroidota bacterium genomic window carries:
- a CDS encoding glycogen/starch/alpha-glucan phosphorylase translates to MKTKLNLADFVNEVRTGTDDLTIARAFLDNLYYNQGCTLMNASKNDLYMALSYTVRDRLFTSWNRQIQQIIKSKIKKDFRMVGYLSAEFLPGPHLANNLVCLGIMEQTRQALNHLAIDLDELVAFEEEPGLGNGGLGRLASCYLDSMATLDINAMGYGIRYEFGIFDQEIHQGWQVEMTDKWLKNGNPWELSKPDLAQDVSFGGYTEGYFDENKRYHEIWIPSRVVRGVPYDTPIIGYGNHKCIMMRLWKAEAVESFDFHDFNLGDYYAAVDEKVASETISKVLYPNDEKDVGKRLRLMQQYFFVSCSLKDMIRIHFFQNEELESFHKRFAIQLNDTHPAIAVAELMRLLLDDYRMEWDNAWAITSRTFAYTNHTLLPEALEKWRLDLFQSLLPRHLEIIYEINKRFLNYVSEKFPYDDGKLSRMSIIDESGPRFIRMANLACVGSSRINGVAQLHSDLLKKHVLFDFYELWPEKFTNVTNGVTPRRWVAVSNPSLTSLVSKHIGTDWVKNYTSEIGKIEKLIDDKQFRMDWQQVKTDNKKVLAQWVKKNTGIDIDSAALFDIQVKRIHEYKRQHLNVLNIIHQYNQLKDNPSIAMPSRVFLFGGKAAPGYFMAKLIIKLINSVGDVVNNDIEIKNRLKVVYLPNFNVQTGHLTYPAADLSEQISLAGKEASGTGNMKFTMNGALTIGTLDGANLEIRQEVGADNFFLFGLTVDEVLAQKSGGYYPYRIYEENQALKRILDQISSGYFSNGDNQIFKPLIDNLLGWDEYMLLADFQSYISCQNRVGQAYLDTTNWTRMSIKNVSRSGKFSSDRSIGEYARNIWEV, encoded by the coding sequence ATGAAAACCAAACTTAACCTGGCCGATTTTGTAAACGAGGTGCGCACCGGAACCGACGACCTTACCATTGCCCGCGCCTTTCTCGATAACCTCTATTACAATCAGGGTTGCACCCTGATGAATGCCAGTAAAAACGACCTGTACATGGCTCTTTCGTATACGGTGCGCGATCGTTTGTTTACCTCCTGGAACAGGCAGATTCAACAAATCATTAAATCGAAAATAAAGAAAGACTTTCGCATGGTGGGTTATCTTTCGGCGGAGTTTCTGCCGGGCCCTCACCTTGCAAACAATCTGGTTTGCCTCGGTATTATGGAGCAAACCAGGCAAGCCTTAAATCATTTAGCTATTGACCTGGACGAGCTGGTAGCTTTCGAAGAAGAACCAGGATTGGGCAATGGCGGCTTGGGCCGGCTGGCCTCCTGCTACCTCGATTCGATGGCTACCTTAGACATCAACGCCATGGGCTATGGTATCCGCTATGAGTTTGGCATTTTCGACCAGGAAATTCATCAGGGCTGGCAGGTAGAAATGACCGACAAATGGCTTAAAAATGGGAATCCCTGGGAACTATCGAAACCCGACCTGGCACAGGATGTTTCTTTTGGCGGTTATACCGAAGGATATTTCGATGAAAACAAAAGATACCACGAGATATGGATACCCTCGCGGGTAGTGCGCGGGGTGCCTTACGACACCCCTATTATCGGCTATGGCAACCATAAATGCATTATGATGCGGCTTTGGAAAGCCGAAGCCGTTGAGTCGTTCGACTTTCATGATTTTAACCTGGGCGATTATTATGCCGCAGTGGATGAAAAGGTAGCCTCCGAAACCATTTCGAAAGTGCTGTACCCAAACGACGAAAAAGATGTAGGGAAAAGATTGCGCTTAATGCAACAATATTTTTTTGTAAGCTGTTCGCTCAAAGACATGATTCGTATTCACTTCTTTCAGAACGAAGAACTTGAAAGCTTTCACAAGCGATTTGCAATTCAGCTCAACGATACCCATCCAGCCATAGCAGTAGCCGAACTTATGCGTCTGTTACTCGACGATTATCGCATGGAATGGGACAATGCCTGGGCAATTACTTCCCGAACCTTTGCCTATACCAACCATACTCTGCTTCCCGAAGCCCTCGAAAAATGGAGACTCGATTTGTTCCAAAGCCTATTGCCCCGGCACCTTGAAATCATTTATGAAATCAATAAGCGTTTCTTAAACTATGTAAGCGAGAAATTCCCCTATGACGATGGGAAGCTTTCGCGCATGTCGATCATCGACGAAAGTGGACCACGGTTTATCCGAATGGCTAACCTGGCATGTGTCGGCAGCAGCCGCATCAACGGGGTTGCACAGCTGCACTCCGATCTGCTCAAAAAGCATGTGCTGTTTGACTTTTACGAACTCTGGCCCGAAAAATTTACCAATGTTACCAACGGTGTAACACCCAGGCGATGGGTAGCAGTGAGTAATCCGAGCCTTACCAGTCTTGTCAGCAAACACATCGGAACTGACTGGGTAAAAAATTACACCTCTGAAATAGGTAAAATTGAAAAGCTGATAGACGATAAGCAATTTAGGATGGACTGGCAGCAAGTGAAAACAGATAATAAAAAAGTATTGGCCCAATGGGTGAAGAAAAACACTGGCATCGACATCGATTCAGCGGCACTTTTCGATATACAAGTTAAGCGAATTCACGAATACAAGCGGCAGCATTTGAACGTGCTCAACATTATCCATCAGTATAACCAACTCAAAGACAACCCATCGATTGCCATGCCTTCGAGGGTATTTCTATTTGGTGGAAAAGCGGCCCCAGGATATTTTATGGCCAAGCTGATTATCAAACTTATCAATTCGGTGGGCGATGTGGTAAATAACGATATAGAAATAAAAAACCGTTTAAAAGTAGTGTATTTGCCCAATTTCAATGTTCAAACCGGTCACCTCACCTACCCTGCAGCCGACCTGTCGGAACAAATTTCACTGGCAGGAAAAGAGGCCTCAGGAACGGGTAATATGAAATTTACCATGAACGGTGCACTCACCATCGGAACCCTCGATGGAGCTAATTTAGAGATACGCCAGGAAGTTGGCGCCGATAATTTTTTCCTGTTCGGTCTTACGGTAGATGAAGTACTGGCCCAAAAGTCGGGAGGGTATTACCCTTACCGCATTTATGAAGAAAACCAAGCTCTTAAACGAATATTAGACCAAATTTCGTCGGGTTATTTTTCCAATGGCGACAACCAGATATTCAAACCCCTGATCGACAATTTGCTCGGATGGGATGAATACATGCTGCTGGCCGATTTCCAGTCGTACATTTCTTGTCAGAACCGTGTTGGCCAGGCTTACCTTGATACAACGAACTGGACTCGCATGAGTATTAAGAATGTGTCCCGTTCCGGAAAATTTTCTTCAGACCGGTCGATAGGGGAATATGCCCGTAACATTTGGGAGGTTTAG